A section of the Humulus lupulus chromosome 2, drHumLupu1.1, whole genome shotgun sequence genome encodes:
- the LOC133815031 gene encoding protein FAR1-RELATED SEQUENCE 5-like yields MANAIKVVMPQSVHRLCARHLQANLTSNAPHPVFKEKFNELLYQYCAKEQFEDTWNNMVSEFHLQESRWAKTTYANRKCWAECFLQGNFFAGLTTTQRSESINSYLSHFLTSKLKLRDLVGQVDAAIQNIHHTEREDDFISNHTLPSIPTNVLHQYYQQVASILTRTMYEKVAEQISGALSYSVDSADVTINSQSYYLARFPKGLVRSQVNYDTDDGHINCTCMLFESDGIPCRHIFAVMKHLNIPCIPDFLFKAIWRKDAKSSVELNGFRHSRVPADVLVCIRWGSLTSRFNEMGYFATKQSDTYEEAMNEMSRMEEKFKSMCFKFCNQSSDANIEQNENHSHPSNRVIRDPTLVQTKGREPNKKSKGKEKEHDNKVANKRRCRNCNELGHNKATCKVQPQIQTT; encoded by the coding sequence ATGGCAAACGCAATAAAGGTAGTCATGCCGCAGTCAGTCCACCGTTTGTGTGCGAGGCACCTTCAGGCCAACTTAACCAGCAATGCACCTCACCCAGTTTTCAAGGAAAAATTCAATGAGCTCCTTTATCAATATTGTGCCAAGGAACAGTTTGAGGATACATGGAACAATATGGTCTCAGAATTCCATCTTCAAGAAAGCCGTTGGGCAAAAACAACTTACGCCAACCGTAAATGTTGGGCTGAGTGTTTCCTTCAGGGAAACTTCTTCGCGGGTCTTACAACCACCCAAAGGTCCGAGTCAATCAATTCCTACCTATCGCACTTCCTAACGAGCAAACTTAAGCTTAGGGATCTTGTCGGCCAAGTGGATGCAGCCATACAGAACATTCACCACACTGAAAGGGAGGATGACTTCATCAGTAACCACACTTTGCCCAGTATACCAACAAACGTCCTCCACCAGTACTACCAACAAGTTGCCTCCATTCTTACTAGGACCATGTACGAAAAGGTGGCAGAGCAAATCAGTGGTGCACTTTCGTACTCAGTTGACTCTGCAGATGTAACAATTAACAGTCAGTCGTACTACTTGGCACGTTTCCCAAAAGGACTAGTACGGAGTCAAGTGAACTACGACACTGATGATGGCCACATCAATTGTACATGTATGTTGTTCGAGTCCGATGGAATTCCATGTCGTCATATATTCGCTGTTATGAAGCACTTGAACATACCTTGCATTCCAGACTTTCTGTTTAAGGCTATATGGAGGAAGGATGCTAAGAGCTCGGTTGAATTGAATGGTTTCCGCCATTCTAGGGTGCCCGCTGATGTGTTGGTATGTATAAGATGGGGATCATTAACATCACGATTCAATGAAATGGGATACTTTGCGACCAAGCAAAGCGACACTTATGAAGAGGCCATGAATGAGATGTCTCGGATGGAGGAGAAATTTAAGTCAATGTGCTTCAAATTTTGTAATCAATCCAGTGACGCAAACATTGAGCAAAATGAGAACCACTCCCACCCATCTAACAGAGTGATCCGAGATCCAACTTTAGTTCAAACTAAGGGGAGGGAACCTAATAAAAAGTCAAAAGGAAAGGAGAAAGAGCACGATAACAAGGTGGCTAACAAGAGAAGATGCAGAAATTGCAACGAGTTAGGGCACAACAAGGCAACTTGCAAAGTTCAACCTCAAATTCAAACAACGTAA